Proteins encoded in a region of the Triticum dicoccoides isolate Atlit2015 ecotype Zavitan chromosome 3A, WEW_v2.0, whole genome shotgun sequence genome:
- the LOC119269935 gene encoding B3 domain-containing protein Os03g0212300-like yields MVILRSHRDTEPAEMAQGSPDLAGFQFYKLMAAGMSWEKLVLPDKFVSELSGLELRGVKLRVDGGGARAWDVEVVANEHGDMHLGRGWKEFVRANGIELGQLLVFCYDGAALLTVKVFDDSECGRHCCQREEEDDSAEEEESPPPALPGSGSSSSDGVVHGGGGGAAPSRFTVTLGQCHLGTKKKQYLNVPVEFSQSHGFTEKGRVVLRMRGQQWSVCLKHSNRRKGNARTRTALRYGWNQFRVDNGLRVGDICFFQLLQDAGGDDPVLSVEVRKADGTIVQ; encoded by the exons ATGGTGATCCTGCGCTCTCACAG GGACACGGAGCCGGCGGAGATGGCGCAGGGCAGCCCGGACCTGGCTGGTTTCCAGTTCTACAAGCTCATGGCTGCCGGAATGTCCTGGGAGAAGCTG GTGCTGCCTGACAAGTTCGTGAGCGAGCTCAGCGGCCTTGAGCTCCGGGGCGTGAAGCTGCGGGTCGACGGCGGAGGGGCGCGCGCGTGGGACGTGGAGGTCGTCGCCAACGAGCACGGCGACATGCACCTCGGCAGGGGCTGGAAGGAGTTCGTCCGCGCCAACGGCATAGAGCTGGGGCAGCTCCTCGTCTTCTGCTACGACGGCGCCGCCCTGCTCACCGTCAAGGTGTTCGACGACTCCGAGTGCGGGAGACACTGCTGccagcgcgaggaggaagacgacagcgcCG AAGAGGAGGAGTCTCCGCCACCGGCGTTGCCAGGGAGtggaagcagcagcagcgacggcgtcgtccatggcggcggaggcggcgccgcGCCGAGTCGGTTCACCGTGACGCTGGGGCAGTGCCACCTgggcaccaagaagaagcagtaccTG AACGTGCCTGTGGAGTTCAGCCAGTCGCACGGGTTCACGGAGAAGGGCAGGGTGGTGCTGCGGATGCGCGGGCAGCAGTGGAGCGTCTGCCTCAAGCACAGCAACCGGCGGAAGGGCAACGCCAGGACCCGCACGGCGCTGAGGTACGGGTGGAACCAGTTCCGCGTCGACAACGGCCTCCGCGTCGGCGACATCTGCTTCTTCCAGCTGCTGCAGGACGCCGGCGGCGACGACCCGGTGCTCAGCGTCGAGGTGCGCAAGGCGGACGGCACCATCGTCCAGTGA
- the LOC119269934 gene encoding heat stress transcription factor A-2b-like isoform X1, which yields MDPMPSLVKVEEEDGHGTGDSPGATAAPRPLEGLRDAKPSLFLTKTYDMVDDRSTDNVVSWSAGNNSLVVWDLHRFSAVLLPRHFKHSNFSTFVRQLNTYGFRKVDPDRWEFANEGFLRGQRHLLKNIRRRRPPANTAPNQQSLGSYLEVGHFGNHTDTDQLKRDKQLLMAEVVKLRQEQQSMKTHLKGMEERLHGTERKQQQMTAFLARVFRNPELLKQLVSLNGVRKELHDAMSKKRRRSIDQGPEADDMGASGSLEQDSPVLSDPHESVELLGEVSVELLADGVPSELESSVALLADGIPPDLEGFWSRYL from the exons ATGGACCCAATGCCGAGTCTGGtcaaggtggaggaggaggatggccATGGGACAGGCGATTCGCCGGGGGCCACGGCGGCACCGAGGCCGCTGGAGGGGCTGCGCGATGCCAAGCCGTCGCTTTTCCTGACAAAGACGTACGACATGGTCGATGACCGGAGCACCGACAACGTCGTGTCGTGGAGCGCTGGCAACAACAGCCTCGTCGTCTGGGATCTGCACCGCTTCTCCGCAGTGCTGCTGCCGAGGCACTTCAAGCACAGCAACTTCTCCACCTTTGTCAGGCAGCTCAACACCTAT GGTTTCAGAAAGGTGGATCCTGATCGATGGGAGTTTGCCAATGAGGGTTTTCTACGGGGACAGAGGCACCTTCTGAAGAACATCAGACGTCGAAGACCTCCCGCTAATACTGCTCCAAATCAGCAATCTCTTGGATCATACCTTGAGGTGGGACACTTTGGAAATCATACAGATACCGACCAGCTGAAAAGGGACAAGCAACTATTGATGGCAGAAGTGGTGAAGCTAAGGCAGGAACAGCAGAGCATGAAAACGCACCTGAAAGGCATGGAGGAGAGGCTACATGGAACCGAGCGGAAGCAGCAGCAAATGACAGCATTCCTGGCACGTGTCTTCCGGAACCCTGAATTATTGAAGCAACTGGTTTCCCTGAATGGGGTGAGGAAGGAGCTCCATGACGCTATGTCAAAGAAAAGGAGGCGTAGCATCGATCAGGGtcctgaagctgatgacatgggtGCCAGTGGCAGCCTGGAGCAAGACTCACCTGTTCTGTCTGATCCACATGAGTCAGTGGAGCTTCTTGGAGAGGTGTCGGTGGAACTCCTTGCTGACGGCGTCCCATCTGAGCTGGAAAGTTCGGTGGCACTCCTTGCTGATGGGATCCCACCTGACCTGGAAG GATTTTGGTCTCGGTACCTGTGA
- the LOC119269934 gene encoding heat stress transcription factor A-2b-like isoform X2 yields MDPMPSLVKVEEEDGHGTGDSPGATAAPRPLEGLRDAKPSLFLTKTYDMVDDRSTDNVVSWSAGNNSLVVWDLHRFSAVLLPRHFKHSNFSTFVRQLNTYGFRKVDPDRWEFANEGFLRGQRHLLKNIRRRRPPANTAPNQQSLGSYLEVGHFGNHTDTDQLKRDKQLLMAEVVKLRQEQQSMKTHLKGMEERLHGTERKQQQMTAFLARVFRNPELLKQLVSLNGVRKELHDAMSKKRRRSIDQGPEADDMGASGSLEQDSPVLSDPHESVELLGEVSVELLADGVPSELESSVALLADGIPPDLEGAAELLVDVIPSDINDSGVDTNGVKPQDFGLGTCEVQQNGAQGVLHDDFWEELMSRALSAEDDNPVNVDGMDVMSEKTDHLVPNSPTRAT; encoded by the exons ATGGACCCAATGCCGAGTCTGGtcaaggtggaggaggaggatggccATGGGACAGGCGATTCGCCGGGGGCCACGGCGGCACCGAGGCCGCTGGAGGGGCTGCGCGATGCCAAGCCGTCGCTTTTCCTGACAAAGACGTACGACATGGTCGATGACCGGAGCACCGACAACGTCGTGTCGTGGAGCGCTGGCAACAACAGCCTCGTCGTCTGGGATCTGCACCGCTTCTCCGCAGTGCTGCTGCCGAGGCACTTCAAGCACAGCAACTTCTCCACCTTTGTCAGGCAGCTCAACACCTAT GGTTTCAGAAAGGTGGATCCTGATCGATGGGAGTTTGCCAATGAGGGTTTTCTACGGGGACAGAGGCACCTTCTGAAGAACATCAGACGTCGAAGACCTCCCGCTAATACTGCTCCAAATCAGCAATCTCTTGGATCATACCTTGAGGTGGGACACTTTGGAAATCATACAGATACCGACCAGCTGAAAAGGGACAAGCAACTATTGATGGCAGAAGTGGTGAAGCTAAGGCAGGAACAGCAGAGCATGAAAACGCACCTGAAAGGCATGGAGGAGAGGCTACATGGAACCGAGCGGAAGCAGCAGCAAATGACAGCATTCCTGGCACGTGTCTTCCGGAACCCTGAATTATTGAAGCAACTGGTTTCCCTGAATGGGGTGAGGAAGGAGCTCCATGACGCTATGTCAAAGAAAAGGAGGCGTAGCATCGATCAGGGtcctgaagctgatgacatgggtGCCAGTGGCAGCCTGGAGCAAGACTCACCTGTTCTGTCTGATCCACATGAGTCAGTGGAGCTTCTTGGAGAGGTGTCGGTGGAACTCCTTGCTGACGGCGTCCCATCTGAGCTGGAAAGTTCGGTGGCACTCCTTGCTGATGGGATCCCACCTGACCTGGAAGGTGCGGCGGAACTCCTTGTTGATGTGATTCCATCTGATATCAACGACTCAGGCGTTGACACTAACGGTGTAAAGCCACAGGATTTTGGTCTCGGTACCTGTGAAGTGCAGCAGAACGGAGCCCAGGGGGTGTTGCATGATGATTTCTGGGAGGAGCTGATGAGCAGAGCACTCAGCGCTGAGGATGACAACCCGGTTAACGTGGACGGCATGGATGTGATGTCCGAGAAGACGGATCATCTCGTCCCAAACAGCCCGACCCGCGCAACCTAG
- the LOC119272755 gene encoding uncharacterized protein LOC119272755 — protein MLPMDAEQGGGGAEDRAGVGGEGEEEMAETGSKRPHGDGEGNGSGITQTEVHGPETSEVVNGEVPVDESMLCSSEVDGPKECSELPQEDDEPSPEQQSAEALTQEVTRKIEIPQSKVDVGDSSTLAARSFGTPQSGAEQVDIHVPNDKAELVIGEGGETIKALKTKSGADIQLIPEHLPEGDLFTERKIRLTGNWNQIEIARTMVLELISQFPISCSQMGGHEPGRTPQWGSNNGHNYPGGMHCQNPQYHLDGVYSEQTASRGGMDTGWNQMSGGGTGQAPYQGGCYEYHASYNTYSARGPPSVVQAPMYDSARGPTGAQAPINYRNWSPQVPVGYTSSYQHSAPGQLTYVQWYNGQCHGQQSMNFQQAYQSYPPQQHPYGKSAFGGAQQGYGIPMPGTNHQGSAPAQQPYALQSSTVPPQPGLCYGQPYGATAGATHGYVQSSSGHQQPASQVTSVYTQQVTQYPSTQPGYIDQAFANNANYHQQPAIHVASAYPQQGMQPGVYCQYPSTQPAYTDHVVANNANYQQPASHVALAYPQQGMLPAVYGQYPSTQPAYTNQAVANNANYQRPASHGGPGYPQQGTQPAVYGKYPSTRPAYTGQTVANNANYQQLASHAAAAYPQQGLHPGVYGQRPLYTGQAVANNLMNAARSVDPAGVH, from the exons ATGCTGCCGATGGACGCGGAGCAGGGTGGTGGCGGCGCCGAGGATCGGGCGGGGGTGggaggagaaggggaggaggagatgGCGGAGACAGGGTCCAAGCGGCCGCACGGGGACGGCGAGGGCAACGGGTCAG GTATTACTCAAACTGAAGTGCATGGACCTGAAACATCAGAAGTGGTGAATGGGGAGGTTCCTGTCGATGAAAGCATGCTGTGCAGCTCTGAAGTAGATGGTCCAAAAGAATGTTCAGAACTTCCTCAAGAAGATGATGAGCCCTCACCAGAACAGCAGAGTGCCGAGGCGCTTACCCAAGAAGTGACGCGAAAAATTGAAATTCCTCAAAGCAAG GTTGATGTAGGTGATTCATCTACACTCGCTGCTAGAAGTTTTGGGACTCCACAATCTGGTGCTGAGCAAGTGGACATCCATGTCCCAAATGACAAG GCTGAGTTGGTCATTGGGGAGGGAGGTGAGACCATTAAGGCTCTAAAAACTAAGTCCGGGGCTGACATTCAG TTAATCCCGGAACATCTCCCTGAAGGCGATCTTTTCACAGAAAGAAAAATACGACTTACTGGGAATTGGAATCAAATAGAGATTGCAAGAACAATGGTCCTAGAACTCATCAGTCAG TTTCCAATATCCTGTTCACAGATGGGTGGGCATGAGCCTGGTAGAACGCCTCAATGGGGTTCTAACAATGGTCATAACTACCCGGGAGGTATGCATTGTCAGAACCCACAGTACCATCTTGATGGTGTATATTCTGAGCAGACTGCATCAAGAGGTGGCATGGATACTGGCTGGAACCAAATGTCAGGCGGCGGTACAGGTCAGGCACCTTATCAGGGTGGTTGTTACGAATATCATGCCTCTTACAACACATACTCAGCTAGAGGTCCTCCCAGTGTCGTTCAAGCTCCAATGTACGACTCGGCTAGAGGTCCTACTGGTGCTCAAGCTCCAATAAACTACCGCAACTGGAGCCCGCAAGTACCCGTTGGTTATACTAGCAGTTACCAACACTCTGCCCCGGGCCAACTTACATATGTGCAATGGTATAATGGGCAGTGCCACGGGCAGCAGTCAATGAATTTTCAGCAAGCATACCAGTCTTACCCTCCACAGCAACATCCCTATGGAAAGTCTGCTTTTGGTGGAGCTCAGCAAGGCTATGGTATTCCTATGCCAGGCACAAACCACCAAGGATCAGCTCCAGCCCAGCAGCCATATGCATTACAGAGCTCAACCGTGCCACCTCAACCAGGACTTTGTTATGGTCAGCCCTATGGTGCAACTGCTGGTGCTACTCATGGGTACGTGCAGTCTTCAAGTGGTCATCAGCAGCCAGCGAGCCAGGTCACTTCGGTCTACACCCAGCAAGTGACGCAGTATCCATCGACTCAGCCAGGTTACATTGATCAGGCGTTTGCTAACAATGCGAACTATCATCAACAGCCAGCCATTCATGTTGCATCGGCTTACCCGCAGCAAGGAATGCAGCCCGGTGTCTATTGCCAGTATCCATCTACTCAGCCTGCGTATACTGATCATGTGGTTGCTAACAATGCAAACTATCAACAGCCAGCGAGTCATGTCGCTTTGGCCTACCCACAGCAAGGAATGCTGCCTGCCGTCTATGGGCAATATCCATCGACTCAGCCAGCGTATACCAATCAGGCTGTTGCTAACAATGCAAACTATCAGCGGCCAGCGAGCCATGGCGGTCCAGGCTACCCGCAGCAAGGAACGCAGCCTGCTGTATATGGGAAGTATCCATCGACCCGGCCAGCGTACACAGGTCAGACGGTTGCTAACAATGCAAACTATCAGCAACTTGCAAGCCATGCCGCTGCGGCCTACCCACAGCAAGGGTTGCATCCCGGAGTTTATGGGCAGCGTCCATTGTACACTGGTCAGGCGGTCGCTAACAATCTGATGAATGCAGCCCGGTCCGTCGACCCAGCGGGTGTACACTAA